The following DNA comes from Vigna radiata var. radiata cultivar VC1973A chromosome 4, Vradiata_ver6, whole genome shotgun sequence.
AAGCAACTATAAATCAAATGATGAAAAAGGCAtacaaagaagaagttgatgcTCAAGTGGCCGAATTCTTTTACACCAGTGCCATTCCTTTTAATGTAATTAGAAATCCAACATTTGCAAAGATGTGTGAAATGATTGGTAAATATGGAGTTGGATACAAACCACCATCTTATCATGATATTAGAGAGAAGCTCTTGAAACAAGTTGTGAAGAAAATAGATGCAAATCTTGAGGAATATAAGGAGGAGCGGAAAAGAACTGGATGTACAATTATGTCTGATGGTTGGACGGATAGAAAAAGACGTTCTATTTGCAACTTCTTGGTGAATAGTCCTAAAGGGacgatttttctttcttcacttgACACTTCAGACATTTCAAAAACAGCagataaagttttcaaaatgttgGATGATGTTGTCGAGTTTGTTGGAGAAGAAAATGTTGTTCAAGTTGTCACTGATAATGTTGCAAATTTCAAGGCAGCCGGAGAGTTGTTGATgcaaaagagggaaaaattgtATTGGACTCCATGTGCAGCTCATTGCATTGATATgatatttgaagattttgaaaaaaatttgaaggTCCATGAATTGACCATtaagaagggaagaaaaatTACCACTTACATTTATGGGAGATCAATGTTGATTTCCTTAttgaaaaagttcactaaaggtAGAGGCTTGATAAGACCGTGTGTGACTAGATTTGCCACGGCTTATTTAACTCTTGCTTGTCTTCATGAATTGAAGGCATCGTTGTTGACCATGTTCAGCTCTGAGGAATGGAAGACAAGCAAGTTTGGAACTTCACAAGAGGGGAGAAAAGTAGAAAATGTGGTATTAGATAGCCGATTTTGGAATAATGTCTCCACATGCTTGAAAGTCGCTGCCCCTCTTATGGTTGTCTTAAGATTAGTGGACTCAGATGTAAAACCCGCAATGGGTTTCATTTATGAAGAAATGGACTCTGCAAAAGAGAAGATTAGGTCTaactttaacaatatcaaaaagaggtaaatttttaaacttttattcattcaatgtttaattacttatgtGTGAGATTATTTCTGATATAGCATGATTGATGTAGTTATGAAGAGGTTTGGAAAATAATTGATGCTCGATGGAATAATCAACTTCATAGGCCTTTGCATGCAGCTGCCTATTTTCTGAACCCTCATTTCCACTATGAACCTAACTTTAGATCTGATGATGGTAGAGAAGTGAAAGAAGGATTGTATTTTTGCATGAGAAGATTGATACCAGATAtggcagaaagaagaaaaattaatttacaaatcgTTGAATTTCATAATGCTAGAGAACTTTTTGGAATGGAAGATGCAAAGGAATGTAGGAAACAGTTAAATCCTGGGGAATGGTGGGACATGTTTGGTGATGGAACTCCGGAGTTGAAGAGATTTGCTATTCGAATTCTA
Coding sequences within:
- the LOC106758329 gene encoding uncharacterized protein LOC106758329; amino-acid sequence: MKKAYKEEVDAQVAEFFYTSAIPFNVIRNPTFAKMCEMIGKYGVGYKPPSYHDIREKLLKQVVKKIDANLEEYKEERKRTGCTIMSDGWTDRKRRSICNFLVNSPKGTIFLSSLDTSDISKTADKVFKMLDDVVEFVGEENVVQVVTDNVANFKAAGELLMQKREKLYWTPCAAHCIDMIFEDFEKNLKVHELTIKKGRKITTYIYGRSMLISLLKKFTKGRGLIRPCVTRFATAYLTLACLHELKASLLTMFSSEEWKTSKFGTSQEGRKVENVVLDSRFWNNVSTCLKVAAPLMVVLRLVDSDVKPAMGFIYEEMDSAKEKIRSNFNNIKKSYEEVWKIIDARWNNQLHRPLHAAAYFLNPHFHYEPNFRSDDGREVKEGLYFCMRRLIPDMAERRKINLQIVEFHNARELFGMEDAKECRKQLNPGEWWDMFGDGTPELKRFAIRILSLTCSSSGCERNWSSFEMVHTKGRNLLHKKKMNDLVYVMYNSKLKSRQIRKTIALPFDDIESDDEWIVEEAYDVVEIEQVEGENDGENVHLDGNNEDAQYSSEEELDEDDDADDDDDAIIRGLED